A single window of Cytobacillus dafuensis DNA harbors:
- a CDS encoding carboxymuconolactone decarboxylase family protein: MENNKRYEAGIRAMEELFSQEVRNGMEGIKKVSPDFWDMIVSFGFGDLYSRESLSLSQREIITLTSLITQGAFEQLKVHLQAALNVGLTKEEIIELIIHCAGYVGFPKAVQAMGIAGEIFNKNE, from the coding sequence ATGGAAAATAACAAGCGATACGAAGCCGGCATTCGAGCAATGGAGGAATTATTTTCCCAAGAAGTACGGAATGGCATGGAAGGAATAAAAAAAGTGTCACCTGACTTCTGGGATATGATTGTATCCTTTGGCTTTGGGGATCTCTACTCAAGAGAAAGTCTTTCCCTCTCACAACGGGAAATCATCACACTCACGTCACTCATCACACAAGGAGCTTTTGAGCAGCTGAAAGTTCACCTGCAGGCAGCCCTGAACGTGGGGCTAACAAAAGAAGAAATTATCGAACTCATCATCCACTGTGCCGGCTATGTCGGATTCCCAAAGGCCGTTCAGGCAATGGGTATCGCCGGGGAGATTTTTAATAAAAATGAGTAG
- a CDS encoding EAL domain-containing protein, with amino-acid sequence MNKNDASYILESNRFCKEAGMDPNKVSRPKHFLRGKDLAEKRKSYSEILSVVSFFSNKLLDSLRGTPILVVVSDAVGYLLDIEGDESIIATIQQFGIRPGSLFTQEDTGTNVVSLALQQKHPISIVGTQHYHTFLHEIACYGTAFHYTDENNLLGSVSIMMPIQFQNPLFLTMLTQAVDSIERELLLRKQNKQLNIMNQIMLSRTRNGIVITDENGITTKFNDFAQKISNNHSESVLGRNICESTITGTYFKEVLKKGKIFTNEEIQFIDDNGKLVVCLFDAQPIYEEDKMIGTFGQFRDISDRYFLQEKYNYLAYHDDLTNLPNRRYINKEIETIIKEINAGHKRTLALLYIDLDRFKIINDNFSHSCGDILLKKVSKRLSSCLGEKDILARMGGDEFIFLLKDFDDPEYVTKKAEEVLNLFHDSFYIGSDELHTTASIGIAIYPDYPITMEKLLIYADNAMYQAKELGKNRYSVYTPELLVDMVYEYRLEADLRKALENDEFVLHYQPQIQPQTGEIVGLEALIRWQHPSLGLLPPGKFIKLAEENGLITQIGKWVIYEACSQNKKWQDAGMAPIKVSVNLSTQQFLTKDLITFMKDTIERTALDPQYIVVEITEYMAMEYEYSLNVLKQLKAIGIGISIDDFGTGYSSLNYLKNFPIDYIKIDKSFVDEIMIDHNNAFIVKAIITLAHNLQMQVIAEGVETKEQLDFLINQQCDLIQGYFFSKPLPANEIEKKYLVQQK; translated from the coding sequence ATGAATAAAAATGACGCTTCTTATATATTAGAGTCGAATAGATTTTGCAAAGAGGCTGGAATGGATCCAAATAAGGTATCCAGACCGAAACATTTTTTAAGAGGAAAGGATCTAGCTGAGAAAAGAAAATCATATAGTGAAATCCTATCAGTTGTAAGTTTTTTCTCTAATAAGCTATTAGACTCTTTAAGAGGCACCCCAATACTGGTTGTCGTTTCGGATGCTGTTGGTTACCTACTTGATATTGAAGGGGATGAATCAATAATAGCTACCATCCAGCAATTCGGGATTAGACCTGGCAGCCTGTTCACCCAGGAAGATACAGGAACGAATGTGGTCAGTCTAGCCTTGCAGCAAAAACACCCCATCAGTATTGTCGGCACACAGCATTATCATACGTTTCTTCATGAGATTGCCTGTTATGGTACGGCATTTCACTATACAGATGAAAATAACCTGCTTGGCAGTGTGTCCATTATGATGCCCATCCAGTTTCAGAACCCACTTTTCTTAACGATGCTAACCCAAGCGGTTGATTCGATTGAAAGAGAACTATTATTAAGGAAACAGAATAAGCAGCTAAATATTATGAATCAGATTATGTTAAGCCGAACAAGAAATGGAATTGTCATCACAGATGAAAACGGAATCACTACTAAGTTTAACGATTTTGCCCAAAAAATCTCGAATAACCACAGTGAGTCCGTGTTAGGAAGAAATATTTGTGAATCAACAATTACAGGAACATATTTTAAGGAAGTACTGAAAAAAGGAAAAATATTTACTAACGAAGAAATTCAGTTTATAGATGACAACGGAAAACTTGTAGTCTGCCTGTTCGATGCTCAGCCGATTTATGAAGAGGATAAAATGATAGGTACCTTTGGACAGTTCAGGGACATTTCAGACCGTTACTTTCTTCAAGAAAAATATAACTATTTAGCCTATCATGACGACTTAACAAATCTCCCAAATAGACGATATATTAACAAGGAAATTGAAACCATCATCAAGGAAATAAACGCAGGTCATAAGAGGACGTTGGCCCTTCTATACATTGATCTGGACCGTTTTAAAATTATTAACGATAACTTTAGTCATTCATGCGGAGATATTCTCCTCAAGAAGGTAAGCAAACGTTTATCCAGTTGCCTCGGAGAAAAGGATATACTCGCCAGAATGGGCGGCGATGAATTTATATTCCTACTTAAGGATTTTGATGATCCCGAATATGTTACGAAAAAGGCTGAAGAAGTCCTTAATCTATTTCATGATTCTTTTTATATCGGCAGTGACGAATTACATACGACAGCGAGTATCGGAATAGCGATTTATCCCGACTACCCAATTACAATGGAAAAGCTCTTGATTTATGCGGATAATGCAATGTATCAGGCAAAAGAACTTGGTAAAAATCGCTATAGTGTTTATACTCCCGAATTATTAGTGGATATGGTGTACGAATACAGGCTAGAGGCCGATTTAAGAAAAGCATTAGAGAATGATGAATTTGTCCTCCACTATCAGCCACAGATTCAACCTCAAACCGGTGAAATAGTTGGACTAGAAGCGTTAATTCGCTGGCAACATCCTTCGCTAGGTTTGCTGCCTCCGGGTAAATTTATCAAATTGGCTGAAGAAAACGGATTGATTACCCAAATTGGAAAGTGGGTTATCTATGAGGCATGCTCCCAAAATAAAAAATGGCAGGATGCTGGAATGGCACCGATTAAAGTGTCCGTTAATCTATCCACACAGCAATTTCTTACGAAAGATCTCATTACATTTATGAAGGATACAATAGAACGTACAGCACTCGATCCACAATATATCGTAGTGGAAATCACTGAGTATATGGCGATGGAGTATGAATACTCCCTTAATGTTTTGAAACAGTTAAAAGCAATTGGTATTGGCATCAGTATTGATGATTTTGGGACTGGCTATAGTTCGCTTAATTATCTTAAAAATTTTCCAATCGATTATATCAAAATCGATAAATCATTCGTCGATGAAATCATGATTGATCATAATAATGCCTTTATTGTAAAAGCAATCATCACACTAGCACACAACCTTCAAATGCAAGTAATCGCAGAAGGTGTTGAAACAAAGGAACAGCTTGACTTTCTTATCAATCAACAATGCGATTTAATACAGGGCTATTTTTTCAGCAAACCACTTCCAGCTAACGAAATAGAAAAAAAATATTTAGTTCAGCAAAAATGA
- the cydB gene encoding cytochrome d ubiquinol oxidase subunit II, producing the protein MQLSELWFVLVGVLFVGFVFLEGFDFGVGMSTKFLAKNDLEKRVLINTIGPFWDANEVWLLTAGGAMFAAFPHWYATLFSGYYLPFVVLLLALIARGVAFEFRGKVDSKRWTQTWDWAILLGSILPPFLLGVLFSGLIKGLPIDENMNMHAGFLDIVNVYTVVGGLAFVLLSYLHGLMFITLKTTGSLRERARQAALKMYIASGAVVVLFVVLTAVYTEAFAEKGAILIPVYGLAIVLYLLLYPLLRNKKEGFSFTVTGIIMVLVTSSFFIALFPNVMISSIDIVNNLTVYNAASGDYSLKLMAIVAAIMVPIVLGYTIWSYYVFRKRVTSKEHLEY; encoded by the coding sequence ATGCAGTTAAGTGAGTTGTGGTTTGTTCTTGTCGGTGTCTTGTTCGTCGGTTTTGTTTTTCTTGAAGGATTCGACTTCGGGGTTGGAATGAGTACAAAATTCCTTGCGAAAAATGACTTAGAAAAACGCGTATTGATTAACACCATTGGTCCATTTTGGGATGCCAATGAAGTATGGCTGCTTACAGCAGGAGGAGCTATGTTCGCTGCATTCCCACATTGGTATGCGACGCTATTTAGCGGCTATTATTTACCATTCGTCGTTCTCTTGCTCGCCTTAATTGCAAGAGGTGTTGCCTTTGAGTTTAGAGGCAAGGTTGACTCCAAAAGATGGACTCAAACGTGGGATTGGGCGATCTTACTCGGCAGTATCTTACCGCCGTTTTTGTTAGGTGTGCTATTTTCTGGCCTCATCAAAGGGCTGCCGATTGATGAGAATATGAATATGCACGCTGGATTCTTAGATATTGTTAATGTTTATACCGTTGTTGGCGGACTTGCGTTCGTATTGTTATCGTATTTACACGGGTTGATGTTTATAACATTAAAAACGACAGGTTCCTTACGTGAGCGTGCCCGTCAAGCGGCATTGAAAATGTATATTGCTTCTGGAGCAGTTGTGGTACTTTTTGTTGTATTAACAGCGGTTTACACAGAGGCATTTGCAGAAAAAGGCGCTATTCTAATTCCGGTGTACGGGCTGGCAATTGTTTTATATCTGCTGCTGTATCCTTTATTACGTAATAAAAAAGAAGGTTTCAGCTTTACAGTAACAGGCATAATCATGGTACTTGTCACATCTTCGTTCTTTATTGCTTTATTCCCGAACGTGATGATTAGCTCCATCGATATTGTTAATAATTTGACTGTTTACAATGCGGCATCTGGTGATTATTCATTGAAATTAATGGCCATTGTTGCAGCGATTATGGTTCCGATTGTTCTCGGATATACCATTTGGAGCTACTATGTATTTAGAAAACGCGTAACAAGTAAGGAGCATTTAGAATACTAA
- the cydC gene encoding thiol reductant ABC exporter subunit CydC, translated as MNLFRTYIAPYLKQYKWLMGVTIFLGILTALTASMLTFTSGYLITRAAERPETILLIYVPIVGVRTFGISRAVSRYVERLVGHNAVLKILSDMRVKLYGILEPQALFIRSRFQTGDLLGTLADDIEHLQDVYIRTIFPTIIALFLFVYSIIVLALFDWVFALFMALCLSIIVFVYPLLSLFFLKKRQIEHKEKRSRLYQTFTDALFGLSDWIISGKKERFIKQFASESKESHSLDKKIAFWNQARTFQLQVLSGIILIIVGVWAGSAAQAGDIMPTYIAAFTLVTLPILEGMLPLSHAIERIPAYQESLQRIEHIRKFVPEKKVRTEKGEFSSHPEIEFHDVSYRYEGENKDALHHISLSIPHGQKIALLGKSGAGKSTLLQLLLGALSPKNGTVHIHGQHPESYEEDIYKYVGVLNQKPYLFATTVANNILLGNKEATAEEVAEVIKQVKLDHYIHSLPKGIHTQMEETGQRFSGGERQRIALARILLKNTPIVVLDEPTVGLDPQTEADLLETMFTTLKDKTVILITHHLIGIEKMDQILFLDKGQVAMSGTHDQLMETSARYRQLYLLDRGEE; from the coding sequence ATGAACTTATTTCGAACCTATATTGCTCCCTATTTAAAACAATATAAGTGGTTAATGGGCGTGACGATTTTTTTAGGCATATTAACCGCACTTACTGCATCGATGCTTACTTTTACTTCGGGGTATTTAATTACTAGGGCTGCTGAAAGACCTGAAACCATTCTCCTAATCTATGTACCAATAGTTGGGGTTCGGACATTTGGGATATCGAGAGCCGTATCAAGGTATGTAGAGAGGCTAGTTGGACATAATGCGGTGCTAAAAATATTGTCTGATATGCGTGTGAAGCTATACGGAATATTAGAGCCACAAGCATTGTTTATCCGTTCTAGGTTCCAAACGGGGGATTTACTAGGGACACTTGCAGACGATATTGAACATTTACAAGATGTTTATATTAGAACGATTTTCCCGACCATTATTGCCCTGTTTCTATTTGTGTATTCCATCATTGTTTTAGCCCTATTTGATTGGGTGTTTGCCTTATTTATGGCCCTTTGTTTAAGTATCATCGTGTTTGTTTATCCGCTCTTGTCTTTATTTTTCCTAAAAAAAAGGCAGATTGAACATAAAGAAAAACGAAGTCGATTATATCAAACATTTACAGATGCTTTATTTGGTTTAAGTGATTGGATTATTAGCGGGAAGAAAGAGCGCTTTATTAAGCAATTTGCTTCTGAAAGTAAGGAGAGCCATAGCCTTGATAAGAAAATTGCTTTCTGGAACCAAGCTCGTACGTTTCAGCTGCAAGTTTTGTCAGGAATAATCTTAATTATTGTCGGAGTGTGGGCTGGCTCTGCGGCTCAGGCGGGCGACATTATGCCAACCTATATTGCCGCATTTACTCTAGTTACGCTGCCGATTTTGGAAGGGATGCTTCCACTCTCACATGCCATTGAGCGAATCCCTGCTTATCAGGAATCATTACAGCGCATTGAACATATTCGTAAATTTGTTCCTGAGAAAAAGGTACGTACTGAAAAAGGAGAATTTTCAAGTCATCCGGAGATAGAGTTTCATGACGTTTCCTATCGTTATGAAGGGGAAAATAAGGATGCCCTTCATCATATTTCTTTATCTATTCCGCACGGACAAAAAATAGCGCTTCTAGGAAAAAGTGGGGCAGGAAAATCAACCTTATTACAATTGCTGCTAGGTGCCCTTTCTCCTAAAAACGGGACGGTCCATATTCATGGACAGCATCCGGAATCGTATGAAGAAGACATCTATAAATATGTAGGTGTGCTGAACCAAAAGCCGTACTTATTTGCCACAACAGTAGCAAATAATATTTTGTTAGGAAATAAAGAGGCAACGGCAGAGGAAGTGGCTGAGGTCATTAAGCAAGTAAAGCTCGATCACTATATCCATTCACTTCCGAAGGGGATCCATACGCAAATGGAAGAAACAGGTCAACGATTCTCAGGCGGCGAAAGGCAGAGAATCGCATTGGCACGGATCTTATTAAAGAATACGCCCATTGTCGTATTAGATGAACCGACAGTAGGATTAGATCCGCAAACCGAAGCGGACTTGCTTGAAACTATGTTTACGACATTAAAAGATAAAACGGTTATTTTAATCACGCATCATCTTATAGGAATTGAAAAAATGGATCAGATTCTATTTTTAGATAAAGGGCAGGTTGCGATGAGCGGGACACATGACCAGCTCATGGAGACGAGTGCTCGCTACAGGCAGCTGTACTTATTGGATCGGGGAGAAGAATAA
- a CDS encoding thiamine pyrophosphate-binding protein, translating to MKTTASVLAANFKHWGLHHIFGIPGKSISPILFELLNQDIHFVLSKHEAAAGFEASGYALMNQNIGVAIGTSGPGGTNLLTAAGQASASHLPLLIITGHPSMKDTGKAMGQDSSIFGTDLVNMFKHVTKFSARVERGDMLKPYLQHALEKALSGVKGPVHLSIPFDILLEEIEPFQLDFPATYEMISPNTGEVIEKLNKATRPLLFLGKGVHSSKAYEEVQHLAELWNIPVITTPGGKGTFPSNHKLSLGAFGLGGTPEATEYFHQKVDLLIVIGSKLSDMSTAGLSEAMHPEHLIHFDYDPTFIGKSIQVPTTAVLGDIKSNLKTILKDLPETNSEGFLSTPEMIPLDENNPGERMSAVQVLRAMRNALPDDAVIFGDDGSHSFYGIKHFDIYKPGTFFFDDIFGAMGNGIGYSIGAKLAAPEKTIVCLVGDGCMFMHGTEISTAYNYDSPVLFIVLNNGRLDMVEKGMRKMIGTSIGGIYETPLDAARFAESMGLKAYTCQNPYDLTDMIKDALHMMKETNKPIVIEALVDENEIPPTMGRQ from the coding sequence ATGAAAACTACCGCTTCCGTATTAGCAGCAAACTTTAAACATTGGGGACTTCATCATATTTTCGGCATTCCAGGAAAATCCATATCCCCTATTCTTTTTGAGTTATTAAACCAGGATATTCATTTTGTATTAAGTAAACATGAGGCAGCTGCCGGGTTTGAAGCTTCCGGCTACGCCTTAATGAATCAGAACATCGGGGTCGCAATTGGTACATCTGGGCCTGGTGGGACGAACCTGCTTACAGCTGCTGGTCAAGCGTCCGCCTCCCATCTGCCGCTATTAATTATCACAGGTCACCCTTCAATGAAAGATACAGGTAAGGCAATGGGCCAGGACTCCAGCATATTTGGTACCGATCTAGTGAATATGTTCAAACACGTCACGAAGTTCAGCGCACGGGTAGAGCGTGGGGATATGCTAAAACCCTACTTGCAGCATGCCCTTGAGAAAGCCTTATCAGGTGTAAAAGGACCAGTGCATCTGTCCATCCCGTTTGATATTTTATTAGAAGAAATCGAACCATTCCAGCTGGATTTTCCAGCTACGTATGAAATGATTTCACCTAACACAGGGGAAGTGATAGAAAAATTGAATAAGGCCACTCGTCCCCTTCTATTCCTAGGAAAAGGCGTTCATTCCAGCAAAGCATATGAGGAAGTACAGCATCTTGCTGAGCTTTGGAACATCCCTGTCATCACCACCCCGGGAGGAAAAGGAACATTTCCATCCAACCATAAGCTCTCATTAGGAGCATTTGGATTGGGCGGTACCCCGGAAGCGACCGAATATTTCCATCAAAAGGTTGACCTATTAATCGTCATCGGGTCCAAATTAAGTGATATGTCGACCGCTGGCTTATCCGAAGCGATGCATCCAGAGCACCTCATCCATTTTGATTATGACCCAACGTTTATCGGAAAATCCATCCAAGTACCAACGACAGCAGTGTTGGGCGATATCAAATCGAATTTGAAAACAATTTTAAAGGATTTACCGGAGACAAATAGTGAAGGATTTTTATCAACACCTGAGATGATCCCGCTTGATGAAAATAATCCAGGTGAGCGAATGTCGGCAGTTCAAGTATTACGAGCCATGCGTAACGCACTCCCAGATGACGCCGTTATTTTTGGAGATGATGGAAGCCACTCCTTCTACGGCATCAAGCACTTTGACATTTACAAGCCAGGAACCTTCTTTTTCGACGATATTTTCGGGGCGATGGGAAATGGAATTGGCTATTCCATAGGTGCGAAACTAGCAGCCCCTGAGAAGACCATCGTCTGCTTAGTTGGGGATGGCTGTATGTTCATGCATGGTACGGAGATTTCAACTGCGTACAATTATGACTCCCCTGTCCTATTTATTGTGTTAAATAATGGACGATTAGACATGGTAGAAAAAGGGATGCGGAAAATGATCGGTACATCCATCGGCGGCATTTATGAGACTCCGCTTGATGCAGCCCGATTTGCAGAGTCGATGGGACTGAAAGCATATACATGTCAAAACCCTTACGATTTAACCGATATGATTAAAGATGCCCTACATATGATGAAAGAAACGAACAAACCAATTGTCATTGAAGCATTAGTGGATGAAAACGAAATACCACCAACGATGGGGAGGCAATAA
- the cydD gene encoding thiol reductant ABC exporter subunit CydD has product MDKQLFNYHGSKTHMLVVGMLTVAQAITIIFQAIFLSEAIVKMYNGTAWSAVLPSFYCFIAAYVLRHLIQWAKERLAYRFADKTSLHVQQLLVRKLFELGPRRIGKKGSGNMITLCLEGIPNFRTYLELFIPRFIATVCIPIVVLIYVLTVDTTSAIILAIVMPVLIVFLVLLGMLAQKQIDAQWDTYQLLSRHFVDSLRGLVTLKYLGQSKAHQSAIATVSNKYRIATNRTLRVAFLSTFSLDFFSSLSVAIVAVELGLRLINGDIGFQAALAILILAPEYFLPVRDLGNDYHATMDGKEAGEKIRELLEMETFASEENEISVPQWKEESTLTVQRLTKSSDDEDRLLLKNIGFQVSGYKKVGIVGASGAGKSTLIDLLSGFSHPTGGEIKIDGTEIPYFSLKDWQEQVTYIPQHPYIFAGTIAENISWYEPNSPREKIEEAAEMTGLMELIKSFPNGLDERIGQGGRSLSGGEEQRIALARGLLQVRPIMLVDEPTAHLDIETEHEIKSLMLPLLENKLVFFATHRLHWMRDMDVILVLENGQIVEQGTHADLYQQKGAYYRLIKAQRGERAE; this is encoded by the coding sequence ATGGACAAACAACTTTTCAACTATCATGGCAGTAAAACTCATATGCTAGTAGTTGGAATGCTTACGGTTGCACAGGCCATCACAATTATTTTTCAGGCGATTTTTTTATCGGAAGCCATTGTGAAAATGTATAACGGGACTGCTTGGTCAGCAGTCCTTCCCTCGTTTTATTGTTTTATCGCAGCGTATGTGCTTCGGCATTTAATCCAATGGGCGAAGGAAAGACTTGCCTATCGGTTTGCAGATAAAACGTCTCTTCACGTTCAGCAGTTACTTGTTCGCAAGTTATTCGAGCTTGGTCCTCGCCGGATCGGAAAAAAAGGTTCCGGAAACATGATCACACTATGTTTAGAGGGTATCCCAAACTTCCGAACATATCTCGAGCTTTTTATTCCTCGTTTTATTGCAACCGTTTGTATTCCGATTGTAGTGCTTATCTACGTTTTAACGGTTGATACGACTTCAGCCATTATTCTTGCTATCGTCATGCCGGTTTTGATTGTTTTTCTAGTTTTACTAGGGATGCTTGCCCAAAAGCAAATTGATGCACAATGGGATACTTATCAGCTGCTTTCCCGTCACTTTGTAGATTCATTACGGGGGCTTGTCACGCTGAAATATTTGGGACAAAGTAAGGCCCATCAAAGTGCCATTGCAACCGTAAGTAATAAATACCGGATTGCTACGAATCGGACTCTAAGGGTGGCTTTCTTATCGACATTTTCATTAGATTTCTTTTCGAGCTTATCTGTCGCCATTGTAGCTGTTGAGCTTGGACTGCGCCTTATAAATGGAGACATTGGCTTTCAGGCTGCGTTAGCCATCCTCATTTTAGCACCAGAATATTTCTTGCCAGTGCGTGATCTAGGGAATGATTATCATGCGACGATGGATGGGAAGGAAGCTGGAGAGAAAATCCGTGAGCTGCTTGAGATGGAGACCTTTGCTAGTGAAGAAAATGAGATATCCGTTCCCCAATGGAAGGAAGAAAGTACGTTAACAGTGCAACGGCTAACAAAAAGCTCAGATGATGAAGATAGGCTCCTTTTGAAAAATATAGGTTTTCAAGTGAGCGGCTACAAAAAAGTAGGCATTGTCGGAGCATCTGGAGCAGGTAAATCTACGCTTATCGATCTTTTATCCGGCTTTTCTCATCCTACAGGTGGAGAAATTAAGATAGATGGAACTGAAATTCCTTATTTTTCTCTGAAAGATTGGCAGGAGCAAGTGACCTATATCCCACAGCATCCGTATATTTTTGCTGGAACAATTGCAGAGAATATTAGCTGGTACGAACCAAATTCTCCAAGAGAAAAGATAGAAGAAGCAGCAGAAATGACGGGTTTAATGGAATTAATTAAAAGCTTTCCGAATGGTCTAGATGAAAGAATAGGTCAAGGCGGCCGAAGCTTAAGTGGAGGGGAAGAGCAGCGCATTGCGTTAGCACGAGGTTTGCTGCAAGTCCGTCCGATTATGCTAGTGGATGAACCAACAGCCCATCTAGATATTGAAACGGAACATGAGATTAAGAGCTTAATGCTTCCATTATTAGAAAATAAACTCGTCTTTTTTGCGACACATCGACTGCATTGGATGCGAGATATGGACGTTATTTTGGTGCTTGAAAATGGCCAAATTGTTGAACAGGGAACGCATGCTGATCTTTATCAGCAAAAAGGTGCATACTATCGACTAATTAAGGCACAAAGGGGGGAGAGAGCGGAATGA
- a CDS encoding cytochrome ubiquinol oxidase subunit I, translating into MEELMLARIQFASTTLFHFIFVPLSIGLAFIIAIMQSMYVIKKQEIYKKMTKFWGIFFLINFAVGVVTGIIQEFQFGMNWSDYSRFVGDVFGPPLAIEALLAFFVESTFIGLWVFGWDKLPKKLHLACIWIVSIGTMLSALWILAANSFMQNPVGYTINNGRAEMNDIVAVLTNEKLWVAFPHTIFGAFTTAAFLVIGVSAWNLLKKREIEFFKRSMTISLIVGLVSGLGIAFSGHSQAAYLIDAQPMKMAAAEGLWEDSEDPAPWTLFANIDVENKESTARIEIPYMLSYLAYGEFSGKIEGMNTLQEKYEKKYGEGDYIPPVKTTFWSFRVMVAAGGLIILLSALGLFLTWRKKIEKSTRYLKWLVPAIFLPYIANSAGWIMSEIGRQPWVVNGLMLTADGVSPNVSSGQILFSLISFSLIYTLLGIVMVYLFIRVIKQGPNEKPKEDISASDPFNAGGLQDAVK; encoded by the coding sequence ATGGAAGAACTCATGCTGGCGCGGATTCAGTTTGCTTCCACCACGCTGTTTCATTTTATTTTTGTTCCTTTATCCATCGGATTAGCTTTCATCATTGCGATTATGCAATCGATGTATGTAATTAAGAAGCAAGAAATTTATAAGAAGATGACAAAGTTTTGGGGCATCTTTTTCTTAATAAATTTTGCAGTGGGTGTCGTGACGGGAATTATTCAAGAATTCCAGTTTGGAATGAACTGGTCAGACTATTCTCGGTTTGTCGGTGATGTGTTTGGTCCACCATTGGCCATTGAAGCATTGCTTGCTTTCTTTGTCGAATCGACATTTATTGGATTATGGGTTTTTGGTTGGGATAAACTCCCTAAAAAATTGCATTTAGCTTGTATTTGGATTGTATCAATCGGAACGATGTTGTCAGCATTATGGATTTTAGCTGCTAACTCGTTTATGCAAAATCCAGTTGGATATACCATTAATAATGGTCGAGCTGAAATGAATGATATTGTCGCTGTACTTACAAATGAAAAGCTGTGGGTAGCTTTCCCGCATACGATTTTCGGAGCCTTTACAACGGCGGCTTTCTTGGTTATTGGTGTAAGTGCATGGAATTTGTTGAAGAAAAGGGAAATCGAATTTTTTAAACGCTCAATGACCATTTCTTTAATCGTTGGTTTAGTATCAGGACTTGGAATTGCTTTTTCAGGGCACTCTCAAGCTGCATATTTAATAGATGCTCAGCCGATGAAAATGGCTGCGGCTGAAGGGCTATGGGAAGATAGTGAGGACCCAGCTCCATGGACCCTTTTTGCTAATATTGATGTTGAAAATAAAGAAAGTACAGCAAGGATTGAAATTCCGTATATGTTAAGTTATTTAGCTTACGGTGAGTTTTCTGGAAAAATAGAAGGAATGAACACGTTACAAGAAAAGTATGAGAAAAAATATGGTGAAGGGGATTATATTCCACCTGTAAAAACGACATTTTGGAGCTTCCGTGTAATGGTGGCAGCAGGCGGTCTTATCATATTGCTTAGCGCGTTAGGACTATTCTTAACATGGCGGAAAAAAATTGAAAAAAGCACTCGCTACTTAAAGTGGCTAGTTCCTGCTATTTTCCTTCCTTATATTGCAAACTCGGCAGGATGGATTATGTCTGAGATTGGACGTCAGCCATGGGTTGTAAATGGCTTAATGTTAACGGCTGATGGGGTTTCACCAAATGTATCCTCAGGACAAATATTGTTTTCGCTTATTTCATTCTCATTAATATACACGTTGCTTGGAATTGTCATGGTGTATTTATTCATTAGAGTGATTAAACAAGGACCAAATGAGAAGCCGAAAGAAGATATTTCTGCCTCAGATCCTTTTAATGCGGGAGGGTTGCAAGATGCAGTTAAGTGA